The following is a genomic window from Sphingobacterium spiritivorum.
GCAATGCATTACCTTAGCATCATTAGTCAGTTTTAACTTCTTATTATCCATCATCCAGTCTTCTTCTATCGGATATACCTTGCCGTAATCTTCATATGAAGACCAGTTCTTGACATATACAAAGTCCGCATCTTTAAGACTCTCTTTGAGATTGGTAGAAACAGTAGCTCCTTCCGTAAATTCTTTCGCGAGCTGATAGCCTTCCGGTTGTACAACCGTAAACTCTAACAGACCTTCTTCCTGAGCTCTGCACATCCATTCCGCAAATGAATTAGGCACAGCCTGTGGCAATGCTTTCACATGAGGAGCCCATGTCAACACGACTTTCGGTTTACCCGGCTTGTTCCAATGTTCTACGATCGTAATCAGATCTGTCAGGCTTTGTAAAGGATGTCGGGTTGCACTTTCCAAAGAAACAACGGGTACAGCACAATATTTCATAAACTTGCTGAACAGATCTTCGCTGTAATCTTCTTTTCTGTCTTTCAACTTTGGAAAAGAACGCAGTCCCAGTATATCACAATATTCACCCATGACTGCAGCTGCCTCACGGATATGCTCTACCGTAGTACCATTCATTACCACACCGTCCTGTGTCTCTAAAGCCCAGCCATCTTTATCCATATTCATGACCATGACATTCATACCCAGGTTCATTGCTGCTTTCTGGGTACTCAAACGGGTACGTAAACTCGGATTTAGAAAAACTAAGCCCAGTGTTTTATGTCTGCCCAGCTCTTCATTGGCATTTGGATTAGCCTTTAAAGCTAATGCTTCCTTAACAGCCTCGGAGAGATTCGGGATATCGTCTACTGAAAAAAACTTGTTCATATGCTATTATTCTAAAGGGCTTTTAATCTTCTGTCAAATGCTTCCAAAAATTGATCAGCATGCGCTTTTGTTATGTTCAATGCAGGAAGTAAACGGATCACATTCGGTTTAGCTTCACCGGTAAAGATTTTCTCTTTTTCCAGAAGTTCTTTTTTGAGCGTAGACAATTCTTCCGGAAGATCTATACCAATCATTAAACCTCTTCCTCTTACTTCTTTGATCCTGTCTATTTCCTTCAGCTCTGTTATCAGATACTGACCTACTTCTTCCGCATTTTTTAACAGGTTGTCCTGCTTTATTACCTCTAGCACAGCCACTGCGGCTGCACATGCAAGATGGTTTCCACCGAATGTAGTGCCTAACATACCAAAGACAGCTTTGAACTTCGGAGCAATACTGATCGCACCTATCGGAAAACCATTCCCCATACCTTTGG
Proteins encoded in this region:
- a CDS encoding Rossmann-fold NAD(P)-binding domain-containing protein, with protein sequence MNKFFSVDDIPNLSEAVKEALALKANPNANEELGRHKTLGLVFLNPSLRTRLSTQKAAMNLGMNVMVMNMDKDGWALETQDGVVMNGTTVEHIREAAAVMGEYCDILGLRSFPKLKDRKEDYSEDLFSKFMKYCAVPVVSLESATRHPLQSLTDLITIVEHWNKPGKPKVVLTWAPHVKALPQAVPNSFAEWMCRAQEEGLLEFTVVQPEGYQLAKEFTEGATVSTNLKESLKDADFVYVKNWSSYEDYGKVYPIEEDWMMDNKKLKLTNDAKVMHCLPVRRDLELSSEILDGPNSLVIKEASNRVWAAQVVIKRMLENLKK